Proteins from a genomic interval of Oncorhynchus nerka isolate Pitt River linkage group LG13, Oner_Uvic_2.0, whole genome shotgun sequence:
- the parp1 gene encoding poly [ADP-ribose] polymerase 1: protein MADAQEDKLYKAEYAKSGRASCKKCKENIAKDSLRMAIMVQSPMFDGKVPHWHHFSCFWLRASAQSPADIAGFSDLRWEDQEKVKKAIETGGAAGGKGDVKGGAKGEKTLNDFAVEYAKSNRSTCKGCEQKIEKDQIRVSKKTIDPEKPQLGLIDRWYHTACFVGRREELVFKPEYSAAQLKGFNTLRVEDKEELKRRLPVVKSKGKRETDEVDGEGSSKKKKDEEEKKKVDLQMKEQSQLIWGIKDKLRQFCSTNDMKELLIANGQEVPSGESNVVDSLGDCMAFGALKPCEECQGQLVFKSDAYYCTGDLSAWTKCVFKTQLPNRKGWVIPKEFHELPFLKKFKFKRQDRVFPKVAPPPASSASAPVPSASSAPSIPLPEGAPADKPLTGMKLLTVGKLRQNKDELKAAVEELGGKITGTANKATLCLSTKKEVEKMSKKMEEAEEAGVRVVSEDFLTDIKSSGKALQELVSLHAISPWGAEVKLETQAQSAASRSGAMAGKSTKRVKEEEGVSKASKKMKLTVKGGAAVDPDSCLENSAHVLDQNGKIFSATLGLVDIVRGTNSYYKLQLLEDDVHKRYWVFRSWGRVGTTIGGNKLDKFHDKNSAMDNFLGVYEEKTGNAWGSSHFTKYPNRFYPLEIDYGQDEEAVKRLTASAGTNSLLAKPVQELIRTIFDVESMKKAMVEFEIDLQKMPLGKLSKRQIQSAYALLSEVQQAVSDSSSESHILDLSNRFYTLIPHDFGMKKPPLLSNLDYIQAKVQMLDNLLDIEVAYSLLKGGAEDNKKDPIDINYEKLKTKIEVVDKTTKEAEIILQYVKNTHAATHNTYTLEVEEIFKIVREGEYQKYRPFQDLPNRQLLWHGSRATNYAGILSQGLRIAPPEAPVTGYMFGKGVYFADMVSKSANYCHTSQSDPTGLLLLGEVALGNMHELKKASHITKLPKGKHSVKGLGRNAPDPSATVTLDGVQVPLGKGTNTNIDDTSLLYNEYIVYDVAQVNLKYLLKIKFNYQMSMW, encoded by the exons atgGCAGATGCACAAGAGGACAAGCTTTACAAAGCTGAATATGCCAAAAGTGGACGTGCTTCGTGCAAGAAATGCAAGGAAAACATAGCAAAGGATTCGCTGCGGATGGCTATCATGGTGCAG TCGCCCATGTTTGACGGTAAGGTGCCCCACTGGCACCACTTCTCCTGCTTCTGGCTGCGGGCGTCTGCCCAGTCTCCTGCAGACATCGCTGGATTCTCTGACCTTCGATGGGAGGACCAGGAGAAGGTCAAGAAGGCCATCGAGACTGGGGGAGCTGCAGGAG GAAAAGGTGATGTGAAGGGTGGGGCCAAAGGGGAGAAGACTCTGAATGACTTTGCAGTGGAGTATGCCAAGTCCAATCGCAGCACTTGTAAAGGGTGTGAGCAGAAAATTGAAAAG GACCAGATCCGTGTATCTAAGAAGACGATTGACCCAGAGAAGCCCCAGCTGGGGTTGATAGACCGCTGGTACCATACCGCCTGCTTTGTGGGCCGCAGGGAGGAGCTGGTCTTCAAACCAGAGTACAGCGCCGCTCAGCTCAAAGGCTTTAACACACTCAGGGTGGAGGACAAGGAGGAGCTGAAGAGAAGGTTGCCCGTCGTCAAATCTAAAGG aaagagagagactgatgaggtAGATGGAGAAGGGTCATcgaagaagaagaaggatgaggaggagaagaagaaagtgGACTTGCAGATGAAG GAGCAGAGCCAGCTGATCTGGGGCATCAAGGACAAGCTCAGGCAGTTCTGTTCCACCAACGACATGAAGGAGCTGCTCATCGCCAACGGACAGGAAGTGCCCTCTGGAGAGTCCAAT GTGGTGGACAGCCTAGGAGACTGCATGGCCTTTGGCGCACTGAAGCCCTGCGAGGAGTGCCAGGGCCAGCTGGTGTTCAAGAGCGACGCCTACTACTGCACTGGAGACCTCTCCGCCTGGACCAAGTGTGTGTTTAAGACTCAGCTGCCCAACCGCAAGGGCTGGGTCATCCCCAAG GAGTTCCATGAGCTTCCCTTCCTCAAGAAGTTCAAGTTTAAGAGACAGGACCGGGTGTTCCCCAAGGTggcccctcccccagcctcttcTGCATCCGCTCCCGTCCCCAGTGCCTCCAGTGCTCCCAGTATACCCCTCCCAGAGGGAGCCCCTGCAG aTAAGCCTCTGACAGGGATGAAGTTGCTGACTGTGGGCAAGCTGAGACAGAACAAGGATGAGCTGAAGGCTGCTGTGGAGGAGCTGGGCGGGAAGATCACTGGCACAGCCAATAAGGCTACTCTCTGCCTCAGCACCAAGA AGGAGGTAGAGAAGATGAGTAAGAagatggaggaggcagaggaggcgGGCGTGCGCGTGGTTTCAGAGGACTTCCTTACTGACATCAAGTCCTCGGGCAAGGCCCTGCAGGAGCTGGTCTCCCTGCACGCCATCTCCCCCTGGGGGGCCGAGGTCAAACTAGAGACCCAGGCTCAGTCAGCAGCCTCCAGGTCTGGAGCCATGGCTGGCAAGAGCACcaagagggtgaaggaggaggaag GTGTTAGCAAGGCCAGTAAGAAGATGAAGCTGACTGTGAAAGGAGGGGCAGCAGTGGACCCAGACTCATGTCTAGAGAACAGTGCTCATGTCCTGGATCAGAATGGCAAGATCTTCAGCGCTACGCTAGGTCTGGTGGACATCGTCAGGGGAACCAACTCCTACTACAAACTGCAGCTGCTGGAGGACGATGTGCATAAACG GTACTGGGTGTTCCGCTCCTGGGGCAGAGTGGGCACCACCATCGGGGGAAATAAGCTGGATAAGTTCCATGATAAGAACTCTGCCATGGACAACTTCCTGGGTGTGTACGAAGAGAAGACAGGCAACGCCTGGGGCTCTTCCCACTTCACCAAGTATCCCAACAGGTTCTACCCTCTGGAGATCGACTACGGTCAG GATGAGGAGGCGGTGAAGAGGCTGACAGCCAGTGCTGGCACAAACTCTCTGCTGGCCAAGCCTGTCCAGGAACTCATCAGGACCATCTTTGATGTGGAGAGCATGAAGAAGGCCATGGTAGAGTTTGAG ATTGACCTCCAGAAGATGCCGCTGGGGAAGCTGAGTAAGAGGCAGATTCAGAGTGCCTACGCCCTCCTCAGTGAGGTGCAGCAGGCTGTGTCGGACAGTTCCTCAGAGTCCCACATTCTGGACCTGTCCAATCGCTTCTACACCCTCATACCTCACGACTTTGGCATGAAGAAACCACCGCTGCTCAGCAACCTTGACTACATTCAG GCTAAGGTCCAGATGTTGGACAACCTACTGGACATTGAAGTGGCCTACAGTCTCCTGAAAGGAGGGGCCGAGGATAACAAGAAGGACCCTATCGACATCAACTATGAGAAACTCAAAACCAAGATTGAG GTTGTTGACAAGACCACAAAGGAGGCAGAGATCATTCTGCAGTATGTCAAGAACACACACGCTGCTACACACAACACCTACACACTGGAAGTTGAGGAG ATCTTTAAGATCGTTAGGGAGGGAGAGTACCAGAAGTACCGCCCCTTCCAGGATCTGCCCAATCGACAGCTTCTGTGGCACGGTTCTCGTGCCACCAACTACGCTGGTATCCTTTCTCAGGGTCTGCGTATCGCCCCTCCTGAAGCCCCCGTG ACGGGCTACATGTTTGGCAAAGGTGTGTACTTTGCCGACATGGTGTCCAAGTCGGCCAACTACTGCCACACCTCCCAGTCCGACCCAACTGGCCTACTTCTACTGGGAGAGGTCGCCCTCGGAAACAT GCATGAACTGAAGAAGGCCTCACACATCACAAAACTACCCAAGGGTAAACACAGTGTGAAAG GTTTGGGTCGAAACGCCCCAGATCCTAGTGCCACTGTCACTTTAGATGGGGTGCAAGTGCCTCTGGGAAAAGGAACCAACACCAACATTGACGACACGAGTCTGCTGTACAACGA ATACATTGTGTATGATGTGGCACAGGTGAACCTGAAGTACTTGCTGAAGATCAAGTTCAACTACCAGATGTCCATGTGGTGA
- the LOC115139137 gene encoding adenosine receptor A2a-like, whose product MVAELIIATLSTVGNLLVCAAVGLNRKLRTVTNYFLVSLAVADICVGALAIPCAILTGVGVPRHNLYLCLLMLSVLIMLTQSSIFSLLAVAVERYVAIFLPFRYHTLMTPRNAILVILVTWVLAFLIGLVPLMGWHKTPPDSGYCFFVFVVDMTYMVYFNFFACVLAPLVVMFLIYAKIFVTVKRQVRRIAAERGGGVGGAEGQAARAASMKKEIKTATSLFLVLFLFTACWIPLHVINCFLLLCPGCPVPLELLLTAIILSHANSAVNPFLYAYKMKTFRNTFKAIFLCCRALGDWEEAADGGGTTTHRT is encoded by the coding sequence ATGGTGGCTGAACTTATCATAGCAACCCTCTCCACCGTGGGTAACCTGCTGGTGTGTGCTGCCGTTGGCCTCAACAGGAAGCTACGTACTGTCACCAACTACTTCCTAGTGTCGCTGGCCGTAGCCGACATCTGCGTGGGTGCACTGGCCATCCCTTGCGCCATCCTCACTGGCGTTGGCGTGCCCCGCCACAACCTCTACCTGTGTCTGCTGATGCTAAGTGTGCTCATCATGCTAACCCAGAGCTCCATCTTCAGCCTGCTAGCTGTAGCTGTGGAGCGCTACGTGGCCATCTTCCTGCCCTTCCGCTACCACACGCTCATGACGCCACGCAACGCTATCCTAGTTATCTTGGTGACCTGGGTGCTGGCTTTCCTCATTGGCCTGGTGCCCCTCATGGGCTGGCACAAAACACCGCCCGACTCGGGCTACTGCTTCTTCGTGTTCGTGGTGGACATGACCTATATGGTCTACTTCAACTTCTTTGCCTGCGTGCTAGCGCCCCTGGTGGTCATGTTCCTCATCTACGCCAAGATCTTTGTGACAGTCAAGCGGCAGGTACGGCGCATCGCAGCAGAGCGCGGGGGCGGCGTGGGGGGTGCGGAGGGGCAGGCGGCCCGGGCGGCCAGCATGAAGAAGGAGATAAAGACGGCCACGTCGCTGTTCctcgtcctcttcctcttcactgcCTGCTGGATACCACTGCACGTCATCAACTGCTTCCTGCTGCTCTGCCCCGGCTGCCCTGTGCCTTTGGAGCTCCTCCTCACCGCCATTATCCTATCACACGCAAACTCTGCCGTTAACCCCTTTCTGTACGCGTACAAGATGAAGACCTTCCGGAACACCTTTAAGGCCATCTTCctctgctgtagagctctagGGGACTGGGAAGAGGCGGCCGATGGTGGGGGGACCACCACCCACAGGACCTGA